The nucleotide sequence ttcttaggTTATAgattatatagtaatatattgtGTATTTTAGCATGATGGAAGCTTTCCCGTATTTGGCCATATGCTCATCAATGGCTGAAGGGGTTTTTAACCTTCATGTACTCTATAGTCTGACAGTAGCTTGATCTAAGAACCTTGTGATGACAAAGTGGGATACACAGCTTCTGAATGGCACCTCTGCCCTAAATGTCTTGACTGACCAATACACGATAGCGTAATATAGTTAACATGCAGCTACCACAACTAACGTTGTTtagatacaatttaaaaaaaaggtgtacTAGGGcttattgaatcatgtttgtgaaatttaccatagccccacaaaagtatccatggtcaaatcatctgtgtgaaacaatgcaaatctacagtttgcaccacatttgactgtatgtatgtcccGATTCTGACCAACAATTGAATGCACCATGCACTAaatcatgtgtgtgaaaatcatcaaaactgcttggtatgggacgggttcagtagaatattttcacctgttatatgagggattcaatatgcatattctgttatattttatattcttagggtatatagattacatctattgtgtattctagcttgtatagtttaatacccatacctataattattgtcttaaattaatttaccaaaatattatggTACATACCATAGTATTCATTTCCTCCTGAGGCACTTCATCATGCTCTTCATTAGTTGTCTGCAAAAAGTACAATCAGTGAATTATTGatcttgattgaaataaatataatgcttaGAGATTTAGGACCTGTCTATATTGGggtgtgttattaaaatgatcaagaatTTCCACACAATTGGCATCCATACAGGAGTGTATTATCAATATAATTACCACTCGGTTCCGGGGACCACCAATTGCCTTATCTGATGGAACATTTCCCCCGTATTAGGCCATATATGCTCATCAATGGCTGAAGAGGattaacctactgtatagtCTGACAGTAGCTTGATCTAGGAACCCTGTGATGACAAAGTGGGATACACAGCTTCTGAATGGCACCTCTGCCCTAAATGTCTTGACTGACCAATACACGATAGCGTAATATAGTTAACATGCAGCTACCACAACTAACGTTGTTtagatacaatttaaaaaaaaaggtgtactagggcttattgaatcatgtttgtgaaatttaccACAGCCCCACAAAAGTATCCATGGTCAAATCATCTGTGTGAAACAATGCAAATCTACAGTTTGCaccacatttgactgtatgtatgtcccgattctgaccaacaattgaatgtaccatgcactgaatcatgtgtgtgaaaatcatcATAGCTGACACAGCGTATAGATACTGCTTCAGACTatgctatttctatatttctggtCGATCCTTTGTTTcacagcctcaaaactgcttgGTATGGAACAGGTTCAGTAGAATATTTTCACCTGTTCTATATGAGGGATTCAATATGCCCattctgatatattttatatttttatggtatatatattgtgtattctAGCTTGTATAGTATAATACCAATGCCTATAATTATTGTctaaattaatttaccaaaatattttagTACATACCATAGTATTCATTTCCTCCTGAGGTACTTCATCCTGCTCTTCATTAGTTGTCTGCAAAAGGTACAATCAGTGAATTATTGATCTtgattgaaagaaatataatgcTTAGAGATTTAGGACCTGTCTTTATTGGGATGTGTTcttaaaatgatcaagaatGTAACAATTGGCATCCATACATGGTGTGTACAATATCAATAATTACCGCTCTGTTCCTGGGACCACCAATGCAATATTCTTTATCTGATGGAGCCTTTCCCCCGTATGAGGCCATATGTTCAATGCATAGCTGGAGAGAATTTTAACCTACGGTATAGTCTGACAGTAGTTTGATCTAGGAACCTTGTGATGACAAAGTGGGATACACAGCTTCTGAATGGCACCTCTGCCCTAAATGTCTTGACTGACCAATACATGATAGCGTAATATAGTTAACATGCAGCTACCACAACTGACGTTGTTtagatacaatttaaaaaaaattgtactagggcttattgaatcatgtttgtgaaatttaccatagccccacaaaagtatccatggtcaaatcatctgtgtgaaacaatgcaaatctacagtttgcaccacatttgactgtatgtatgtcccGATTCTGACCAACAATTGAATGCACCATGCACTAaatcatgtgtgtgaaaatcatcaaaactgcttggtatgggacgggttcagtagaatattttcacctgttatatgagggattcaatatgcatattctgttatattttatattcttagggtatatagattacatctattgtgtattctagcttgtatagtttaatacccatacctataattattgtcttaaattaatttaccaaaatattatggTACATACCATAGTATTCATTTCCTCCTGAGGCACTTCAACATGCTCTTCATTAGTTGTCTGCAAAAAGTACAATCAGTGAATTATTGatcttgattgaaataaatataatgcttaGAGATTTAGGACCTGCCTATATTGGggtgtgttattaaaatgatcaagaatttccacacaattggcatccatacaggagtgtattatcaatattattaccaCTCGGTTCAGGGGACCACCAATTGCCTTCCTTATCTGATGGAACATTTCCCCCGTATATGCTCATCAATGGCTGAAGAGGattaacctactgtatagtCTGACAGTAGCTTGATCTAGGAACCCTGTGATGACAAAGTGGGATACACAGCTTCTGAATGGCACCTCTGCCCTAAATGTCTTGACTGACCAATACACGATAGCGTAATATAGTTAACATGCAGCTACCACAACTAACGTTGTTTAGATACAATTTAATTAAAAGATGTACTAGGGcttattgaatcatgtttgtgaaatttaccatagccccacaaaagtatccatcctcaaatcatctgtgtgaaacaatgcaaatctacagtttgcaccacatttgactgtatgtatgtcccgattctgaccaacaattgaatgtaccatgcactgaatcatgtgtgtgaaaatcatcATAGCTGACACAGCGTATAGATACTGCTTCAGACTatgctatttctatatttctggtCGATCCTTTGTTTCgcagcctcaaaactgcttgGTATGGGACGGTTTCAGTAGAATATTTTCACCTGTTATATGAGGGatttatattctgttatattttatattcttagggtatatagattacatctattgtgtattctagcttgtatagtttaatacccatacctataattattgtcttaaattaatttaccaaaatattatggTACATACCATAGTATTCATTTCCTCCTGAGGTACTTCATCATGCTCTTCATTAGTTGTCTGCAAAAAGTACAATCAGTGAATTATTGatcttgattgaaataaatataatgcttaGAGATTTAGGACCTGTCTATATTGGggtgtgttattaaaatgatcaagaatGTCCACACAATTGGCATCCATACAGGagtgtattatcaatattattaccaCTCGGTTCCGGGGACCACCAATTGCCTTCCTTATCTGATGGAACATTTCCCCCGTATTAGGCCATATATGCTCATCAATGGCTGAAGAGGattaacctactgtatagtCTGACAGTAGCTTGATCTAGGAACCCTGTGATGACAAAGTGGGATACACAGCTTCTGAATGGCACCTCTGCCCTAAATGTCTTGACTGACCAATACACGATAGCGTAATATAGTTAACATGCAGCTACCACAACTAACGTTGTTTAGATACAATTTAATTAAAAGATGTACTAGGGcttattgaatcatgtttgtgaaatttaccatagccccacaaaagtatccatcctcaaatcatctgtgtgaaacaatgcaaatctacagtttgcaccacatttgactgtatgtatgtcccgattctgaccaacaattgaatgtaccatgcactgaatcatgtgtgtgaaaatcatcATAGCTGACACAGCGTATAGATACTGCTTCAGACTatgctatttctatatttctggtCGATCCTTTGTTTCgcagcctcaaaactgcttgGTATGGGACGGTTTCAGTAGAATATTTTCACCTGTTATATGAGGGatttatattctgttatattttatattcttagggtatatagattacatctattgtgtattctagcttgtatagtttaatacccatacctataattattgtcttaaattaatttaccaaaatattatggTACATACCATAGTATTCATTTCCTCCTGAGGTACTTCATCATGCTCTTCATTAGTTGTCTGCAAAAAGTACAATCAGTGAATTATTGatcttgattgaaataaatataatgcttaGAGATTTAGGACCTGTCTATATTGGggtgtgttattaaaatgatcaagaatGTCCACACAATTGGCATCCATACAGGagtgtattatcaatattattaccaCTCGGTTCCGGGGACCACCAATTGCCTTCCTTATCTGATGGAACATTTCCCCCGTATTAGGCCATATATGCTCATCAATGGCTGAAGAGGattaacctactgtatagtCTGACAGTAGCTTGATCTAGGAACCTTGTGATGACAAAGTGGGATACACAGCTTCTGAATGGCACCTCTGCCCTAAATGTCTTGACTGACCAATACTGTCATAAAAGTGTAATAATGTTAACATACAGCTACCACGACTGAAGGTGTTtagatattatacaacacctaattatattccggccatttgattggtccattgctcgtcgattgcatgcaaaatccgctctattgcactctatgaaatagaaccatgtgctatacttttttgatagcacttttttcaatggtaagagagcatagaaacctgtctgttcaaaaaaatctgttgcatgagtgcattttacatccaattatatccaaatttgaaggtgttgtatgaaacaaataatgaatggtttccatttgtgcaatagtacaaatattacattcgttgaaaaatgtaatttgttccattcaactcagctgcgcctcgttgaatggaacttTCCATCTtttaactcatgaaatatttgcactattgcactcataaccatctATAATTTGTATACTATCTTAAAGAAAGGTGTACTATTGAatcatgtttgtgaaatttaccatagccccacaaaagtatccatcctcaaatcatctgtgtgaaacaatgcaaatctacagtttgcaccacatttgactgtatgtatgtcccgattctgaccaacaattgaatgtaccatgcactgaatcatgtgtgtgaaaatcatcATAGCTGACACAGCGTATAGATACTGCTTCAGACTatgctatttctatatttctggtCGATCCTTTGTTTCgcagcctcaaaactgcttggtatgggacgggttcagtagaatattttcacctgttatatgagggatttatattctgttatattttatattcttagggtatatagattacatctattgtgtattctagcttgtatagtttaatacccatacctataattattgtcttaaattaatttaccaaaatattatggTACATACCATAGTATTCATTTCCTCCTGAGGTACTTCATCATGCTCTTCATTAGTTGTCTGCAAAAAGTACAATCAGTGAATTATTGatcttgattgaaataaatataatgcttaGAGATTTAGGACCTGTCTATATTGGggtgtgttattaaaatgatcaagaatGTCCACACAATTGGCATCCATACAGGagtgtattatcaatattattaccaCTCGGTTCCGGGGACCACCAATTGCCTTCCTTATCTGATGGAACATTTCCCCCGTATTAGGCCATATATGCTCATCAATGGCTGAAGAGGattaacctactgtatagtCTGACAGTAGCTTGATCTAGGAACCTTGTGATGACAAAGTGGGATACACAGCTTCTGAATGGCACCTCTGCCCTAAATGTCTTGACTGACCAATACTGTCATAAAAGTGTAATAATGTTAACATACAGCTACCACGACTGAAGGTGTTtagatattatacaacacctaattatattccggccatttgattggtccattgctcgtcgattgcatgcaaaatccgctctattgcactctatgaaatagaaccatgtgctatacttttttgatagcacttttttcaatggtaagagagcatagaaacctgtctgttcaaaaaaatctgttgcatgagtgcattttacatccaattatatccaaatttgaaggtgttgtatgaaacaaataatgaatggtttccatttgtgcaatagtacaaatattacattcgttgaaaaatgtaatttgttccattcaactcagctgcgcctcgttgaatggaacttTCCATCTtttaactcatgaaatatttgcactattgcactcataaccatctATAATTTGTATACTATCTTAAAGAAAGGTGTACTATTGAatcatgtttgtgaaatttaccatagccccacaaaagtatccatcctcaaatcatctgtgtgaaacaatgcaaatctacagtttgcaccacatttgactgtatgtatgtcccgattctgaccaacaattgaatgtaccatgcactgaatcatgtgtgtgaaaatcatcATAGCTGACACAGCGTATAGATACTGCTTCAGACTatgctatttctatatttctggtCGATCCTTTGTTTcacagcctcaaaactgcttggtatgggacgggttcagtagaatattttcacctgttatatgagggatttatattctgttatattttatattcttagggtatatagattacatctattgtgtattctagcttgtatagtttaatacccatacctataattattgtcttaaattaatttaccaaaatattatggTACATACCATAGTATTCATTTCCTCCTGAGGTACTTCATCATGCTCTTCATTAGTTGTCTGCAAAAAGTACAATCAGTGAATTATTGatcttgattgaaataaatataatgcttaGAGATTTAGGACCTGTCTATATTGGggtgtgttattaaaatgatcaagaatGTCCACACAATTGGCATCCATACAGGagtgtattatcaatattattaccaCTCGGTTCCGGGGACCACCAATTGCCTTCCTTATCTGATGGAACATTTCCCCCGTATTAGGCCATATATGCTCATCAATGGCTGAAGAGGattaacctactgtatagtCTGACAGTAGCTTGATCTAGGAACCTTGTGATGACAAAGTGGGATACACAGCTTCTGAATGGCACCTCTGCCCTAAATGTCTTGACTGACCAATACTGTCATAAAAGTGTAATAATGTTAACATACAGCTACCACGACTGAAGGTGTTtagatattatacaacacctaattatattccggccatttgattggtccattgctcgtcgattgcatgcaaaatccgctctattgcactctatgaaatagaaccatgtgctatacttttttgatagcacttttttcaatggtaagagagcatagaaacctgtctgttcaaaaaaatctgttgcatgagtgcattttacatccaattatatccaaatttgaaggtgttgtatgaaacaaataatgaatggtttccatttgtgcaatagtacaaatattacattcgttgaaaaatgtaatttgttccattcaactcagctgcgcctcgttgaatggaacttTCCATCTtttaactcatgaaatatttgcactattgcactcataaccatctATAATTTGTATACTATCTTAAAGAAAGGTGTACTATTGAATTGTGTTTGTGATATTTATCATAGCCCCACAAAAGTATCCATCCTCAAATCATCTGTGTGAAACAATGCAGATCTACAGTTTGCaccacatttgactgtatgtatgtcccgattctgaccaacaattgaatgtaccatgcactgaatcatgtgtgtgaaaatcatcATAGCTGACACAGCATATAGATACTGCTTCAGACTatgctatttctatatttctggtCGATCCTTTGTTTCgcagcctcaaaactgcttggtatgggacgggttcagtagaatattttcacctgttatatgagggattcaatatgcatattctgttatattttatattcttagggtatatagattacatctattgtgtattctagcttgtatagtttaatacccatacctataattattgtcttaaattaatttaccaaaatattatggTACATACCATAGTATTCATTTCCTCCTGAGGTACTTCATCATGCTCTTCATTAGTTGTCTGCAAAAAGTACAATCAGTAAATTATTGatcttgattgaaataaatataatgcttaGAGATTTAGGACCTGTCTATATTGGggtgtgttattaaaatgatcaagaatGTCCACACAAATGGCATCCATACAGGagtgtattatcaatattattaccaCTCGGTTCCGGGGACCACCAATTGCCTTCCTTATCTGATGGAACATTTCCCCCGTATTAGGCCATATATGCTCATCAATGGCTGAAGAGGattaacctactgtatagtCTGACAGTAGCTTGATCTAGGAACCTTGTATTGACAAAGTGGGATACACAGCTTCTGAATGGCACCTCTGCCCTAAATGTCTTGACTGACCAATACACGATAGCGTAATATAGTTAACATGCAGCTACCACAACTGACGTTGTTTAGATACAATTTAATTAAAAGATGTACTAGGGcttattgaatcatgtttgtgaaatttatcatagccccacaaaagtatccatcctcaaatcatctgtgtgaaacaatgcaaatctacagtttgcaccacatttgactgtatgtatgtcccgattctgaccaacaattgaatgcaccatgcactgaatcatgtgtgtgaaaatcatcATAGCTGACACAGCGTATAGATACTGCTTCAGACTatgctatttctatatttctggtCGATCCTTTGTTTCgcagcctcaaaactgcttggtatgggacgggttcagtagaatattttcacctgttatatgagggatttatattctgttatattttatattcttagggtatatagattacatctattgtgtattctagcttgtatagtttaatacccatacctataattattgtcttaaattaatttaccaaaatattatggTACATACCATAGTATTCATTTCCTCCTGAGGTACTTCATCATGCTCTTCATTAGTTGTCTGCAAAAAGTACAATCAGTAAATTATTGatcttgattgaaataaatataatgcttaGAGATTTAGGACCTGTCTATATTGGggtgtgttattaaaatgatcaagaatTTTCACACAATTGGCATCCATACAGGAGTGTATTATCAATATAATCACCACTCGGTTCAGGGGACCACCAATTGCCTTCCTTATCTAATGGAACATTTCCCCCGTATTAGGCCATATATGCTCATCAATGGCTGAAGAGGattaacctactgtatagtCTGACAGTAGCTTGATCTAGGAACCTTGTGATGACAAAGTGGGATACACAGCTTCTGAATGGCACCTCTGCCCTAAATGTCTTGACTGACCAATACTGTCATAAaagtgtaataattttaacatGCAGCTACCACGACTGAAGGTGTTtagatattatacaacacctaattatattccggccatttgattggtcaattgctcatcgattgcatgcaaaatccgctctattgcactctatgaaatagaaccttgtgctatacttttttgatagcactttttttcaatggtaagagagcatagaaacctgtctgttcaaaaaaatctgttgcatgagtgcattttacaatttacttcgctcctctcttacctgtctcccactccactattgcactttcctatctacctaactacacatttggaatattttagcactgcgccctcgctccctagGCACCGCCCACTAACTCCTCCTTCCGAATCTACCAGCCAGGAAGAAACACTACATTTTTGTGAAcgaaatcttttcaatttttcgaACGCTTTTTGGACAAGTTTTGGGACTTTTTCACAGATCTGCAGATCCTAGAAGACATTTCCAACACTTCCTTAGAAGCACTGCTTAAGTATCCTTTTAAATTCGATCTTTTCACCATTTTCTCATGCCCATTCTGTACACGTTTTTAGACCATATACATGTTACTGTGGGTACCAGATGCGCGATTTTCATAGTCACGCGAATCTCGTCCAGTGGCCGTTTTGGCTCAGCTGTTTTCTCCCCTTGCACCCTTCGGTGCTGCTGTTTAGCCTAGACAGGGCTTAGGCCCTCCTGAGCCGTTTTTTGCGACCACCTAGGCTGTGGGGAAACTTGTACCCGTTTTTCTAGACGTGTTTGTCTTTTTGCCTTAACACTAGGCTCGGTTTTTGTACGATAGGATACGACTTTTGTACGTTAGGCTAGAGGCTAggcctcaaaaaaaaaaaaaaaaaaagttgcgaCCTTTACGGTCTGAATCATTGTTCCCTTGCCCCAAGTGGTTCTTCCATGAGGGGAAggcattttgtatgtttttgtgtgttccttaacgATCTTTTCAGATGGCATCAAAGGAAGGCAGAACATCGATCAAGTGCGCAACTTGCTCGCTCTTTCGTCCAGGAAGGACCTGGGACGACCATGAGCTATGCCCGATGTGCAGGTCTTGCTCACGACGGGACCCATGCTCGATATGCGTCACGCTGACTCCAGCAAATTGGCAGGAGATTGAGGCCTGGATGGCAACTCGCAGGGAGAAATTGCAATCTAAGCTCACAAGACTCTCACCACCTCCCGCCCCGGCTTCTGAACCGGAGGCACCTGAAGGGAGTGTTTTGGAGCCAGTCGCCTCTGGCGATGGTTCCCCACTCGTTGCAGTACCGGTTGGGTCCGGGAATAGCACGAGTTCTAATGCCAAATCAAAAGGCAAGAGAAGCAACAAGGGCAAGGGCAAAGCCCCCAGACCCAAACGGACCACACGTCCGGAAGAAGGGTCGACGCAACTGCAGTCCACTGGTCCACAGACCACCGAACCTCCAGACCTCTGGTCCACTGGACCACCAGAATTGCCAGTCCCTGCAGACCTGAGCTCTGAGATACAACTCACCAGGGACAGAGGAAAACGGCCGGCACCACAGCCGACCAGACCTCGCTCCAGGAGCAGATCCCCACATCCAAGGGACCCATCTCCAGTCCAGGACGAATCCTCCCAGGACTCAGACAGCGGCTATAGACGCAGAGGCAGCGATAGACCGACAGGAGCCAGGGACCCTCCCCGAGGGGAGCGACCACAAGCGGATGGGAATTGGCTTCTCTCCCAACTGTCCGCTATATTACAACCACTCGTCGCACAAATGACGCCCGCACAGAATGCGGCCACAACCGACGCATCCACCGCTCCACAGCTGCCAGTCAGGCCGCTAACCCTGGACCAGGGAAGACCTCCACTGACACCCATGGACCACGATCTGGACGCACTGGAGCTAGTAGCGTCAGAAACATGGTCTGAACGTGGGGATGAAGCCTCAGTCCTGGACGAGTACGAGTCACAGGTTGACGAGGCGGAAGATGAGGAGGACGAAGAGCAAAGCGTCAAAGGCATTGACCTGCCCCCAGACCTCATCGCGAAGGCCATCCACATCTTCACAACAAGACTCGGCTTTGAGCTGCCTCCCAACCCCAAGCCAACAGAGCGGACTTCGAAACTGCGGACCACGAATGAGCCGTCGCAGTCCACGACACCTTGTGTCCCGGTGGACGCTGTCTGCTTCGACAGGATCGAAGGGCTTCAGGCCAAAAAGAGATGGACTGCTTTTCCAGCAAAGCAGGATAGAGCCCTAAAGATCCATGACGATACTTGGAAACGAATC is from Apostichopus japonicus isolate 1M-3 chromosome 16, ASM3797524v1, whole genome shotgun sequence and encodes:
- the LOC139982133 gene encoding uncharacterized protein, whose product is MASKEGRTSIKCATCSLFRPGRTWDDHELCPMCRSCSRRDPCSICVTLTPANWQEIEAWMATRREKLQSKLTRLSPPPAPASEPEAPEGSVLEPVASGDGSPLVAVPVGSGNSTSSNAKSKGKRSNKGKGKAPRPKRTTRPEEGSTQLQSTGPQTTEPPDLWSTGPPELPVPADLSSEIQLTRDRGKRPAPQPTRPRSRSRSPHPRDPSPVQDESSQDSDSGYRRRGSDRPTGARDPPRGERPQADGNWLLSQLSAILQPLVAQMTPAQNAATTDASTAPQLPVRPLTLDQGRPPLTPMDHDLDALELVASETWSERGDEASVLDEYESQVDEAEDEEDEEQSVKGIDLPPDLIAKAIHIFTTRLGFELPPNPKPTERTSKLRTTNEPSQSTTPCVPVDAVCFDRIEGLQAKKRWTAFPAKQDRALKIHDDTWKRIFKVPSITGEVRDRLRAEQALSSGYFREPLRKKAEQSAYDLDQASRVGMKFASTFMLAAELLMRHHQQLPEDKDQIPDREASQILWLLGPLARLIYDQFARMSVKLVESRRDNVLAAMRWPDGETRERLTHLPIANEDLFAGQFADAVQSEFTKRDSLAKTSFSRLNTRRPQGQNAPTRSFSGPRPVRSRGRSNAPSSGDRRGRSRRPSPPRNRQYRGAGWRPQGTVRSWNAPRQPAARRGRTGPDPRGAQPPRSTFGARP